The DNA window GTCCGGCAGGGACCGGTCTTTCTGATTGATTCATCCGAATCCGAACCCTGTTATATTCTCGGTCAGGATACCGAAGGCAGGGTGCTGGTCTCCGCAGAAACAGTGCAGGGAAGCTTCGATCCCCGGGAATACACGCAGAACGAGGCGGGAACCAATCTTGAGTGGTATGTTTTTGTCTCCGATTCCCGCGGCTGGTATAGGGGCAGCGGTCCTTACTGATTTCTCTTCCGGAGCAGGAGGTTCATGATCTTGTTGCTCCAGGAGGTACCGAAGGTTTCGGCATAGTTCCTGGCAGCCTCCTCCATGGAGAAATCCTCACCGTACTTTTCCTTCAACTCATGCCAGTGCTTGATAATCCACATATACAGGTCCGAGGGGGTTCGTCCCGGAAAGCGCTTGTGAAGTTTGTCTCTTTTAATTACCTGAATGATAGGCCTGTAGAGGTTCCGGTACCAGGACCGGCCTGCTTCCACGAAGGGTATCTCTTCTTTCTTGTCAAGATTCATAAAATACTTATGCCCTTGAATGTGGCGAAGCAGTTCGTAAATCCGCCCGGTCTCGGTAAAGGAGAGTTCGTGGGGACTTATTATTCTCCCCAGTTCACTTTTTGAGAAGACGTCCTGCTTTTCATAATCGATAATCGCTTTTTTGAGGTCCTGGATAGTCATCTTCGGATTGAGGCTTATCTCCGTAGTCAGACTGGTAACCTCGGCATCGATGGCATAGACTCCCTGATGCCGGGCAACCGAAACCCGGTGATTGCCGTCTCTGACAAAATAGACTCCTCCTATCTCGTAGAGCTTGATGGGGGGGAGGATTATATCGCTTATGTGGGCCCGGTCAATGCTCTGCCAGCGGTTTCTGACATGTTCATGCCGGGGCAGAAAGGCTTTATTGAAATCCTTGTAGCGCCCTTCGCTCCCTATTATTCTGTCCAGGGGGACCGTTTTCATTCCCTGGTAGGACTCTCCCTTGGGGTGCAGCAGGTCGCGTACGTCCTGCAGCGAGAGCAGTTCCTGTCGCTCCGGGCTAAGATAGTTGAGAATCATACCCAGGGTTGCCTTTCCCCGGGCCTTGTTGAAATCTTCCTCTGCTTTTTGGGCTATATAGTGCTTCACTCCAGTTCCTCGATATCCAGCAGCACGTGGTCATAGGCGTTGATCACGCGGGTTCGCTTATACATGGTCTCCCGTTGGGCATTGAGATCGTAAAGATGAACATGCCCGTGGATAAGAAACCTGGGTTTAAATATATCCATAAAGAGCCGAAAAAACTGGAAACCCCGGTGGCAGGGATCCTCCTTGTCGTGAATATTTCTGGGAGGCGCATGGGTCAGCAGAATATCCAGGAACCTTCCGTAGCGCAGACGGTTCCAGAGAAGTCTTGGCAAAAGGCGGAGAGCGTACAGGAACATGCCGATTTCGGTAAACTGGTTGTCCCCCCGGTTATACCGCATACTCCCCCCCAGTCCGGCGATCAGAATCCCCTTTATCTTTACCATTTTCCCTCCCACGTAGGTGGCCCCGTAGGAATGATAGTGATGAAAAGCCTCGGGATTCAGGCTGTAGACGTTGCGGAATTCGCTGCGATAGTCCTTTATTCTTTCCAGATTATGGTTTCCAAAGACAAAGCAGAGGGGAACATTCAGAGAAGAGACGATAAACCCATAGTATTCAAGATGGAGATCCCCCGCTGCCAGGACCAGGTGAACATCCGAGAAACGATCCTTGATGCTGTTTGAATAGACCAGGGGATCCACATGGTCTGCAACGCAGAGGACCTTCATACAGGGGGCCTCAGCGTTTGACCGCGGCACCGGGCATCTCTATACCCTTGAGGAGCTCCTGAAGCTTGTCCTTGTCCACGAGGTCGATGGGCCGGGACTCAACAAAATCCATTGCGACCCGGGAAAAGTTGGAGCTGGATACCAGTATGCCCCGCTGTACGGAATACTTTTTCATTAATTCATGAAAATTCCTGACCGTGGATTCGGGAATCATTTCCGGAATCCGCAGAAAATGGAGCAGTCGGGGAAGTTTTCTGGTATTTCTCCAGCGGGTATCGTCATCCACGGCGATAATCTGGCAACCGTTGGGGATATCCGAAAGGTCCCGGACACGGAGTCCAAGCTGCCCGCAGGTGGCCTTGCACATCTCCTGGAACTCCTGGGATCCCGCTGTCAGGTAATCCTTGAGCCTGTCATCGGTCCGCAGGTCCTGATACTGGCTCAGTTTTTCAGCGACATCCCGGAACTGGGGTTTTTTCGAGTAGATCTTTTCCCACTGTTCCACGGCCATGTCGATTTCTCTCATCTTCTCGTAACAGAGAGCCAGAAAGTAGCGGCCGTAGATAGTCTCCATGGCCGATTCATCCCTGGACAGCTTTATCCCCCGCTCCAGTTCGGTAACCGCTTTTTCAAAGTTGTTCATGCTCATGTAGCAGCCGCCCCGTTCGATGAGGGCTTTGACCTTCATATCCGGGTCGCGCTGTGCCCTCTCAAAGGCGTGAAGGGCGGAGACATAGTCGTGATTGTCCTTCAGAAGGCGTCCGAGATAAAAATAGGCGGTATAGTTTTCGGGTTTGAATTTGATTGCAGTTTCAAGCTCGACCTTCGCTTCAACGGGCTTTTTGTTGCGATAGAGCAGATAGCCCAGCCGGTAATGGGCATTGGAGTGCCTGGGCGCGACCTCTATGGTTTTTCGGTAGAATCCGATGGCCTTATCGGACTTGTTCCGTTCCTCAAAGAGCAGGGCGGACTGGTAGTAGTAATCGGCCTCCATCGGTTCAAGGCGCATCAGGAGCAGATACTCCTTCAAGGCCTCCTCGATCTGGCCGTAACGGGCGTAGAGCCTGGCAATACTGTTGCGAAAGTCAACCTCCGGACAGGCCCCCCCGAACTTGCCTATCTGGTTGACGGTCTTCAGCTCCATCAGCGCCAGCTCAGGCTTGTTGTCTCCCAGATAACTCAGCCCCAGAAGGTAGTGGGCTTCACTATTTCGGGGCTCTTTTGCTATAATTTGACGCGC is part of the Marispirochaeta aestuarii genome and encodes:
- a CDS encoding DUF4032 domain-containing protein, which codes for MKHYIAQKAEEDFNKARGKATLGMILNYLSPERQELLSLQDVRDLLHPKGESYQGMKTVPLDRIIGSEGRYKDFNKAFLPRHEHVRNRWQSIDRAHISDIILPPIKLYEIGGVYFVRDGNHRVSVARHQGVYAIDAEVTSLTTEISLNPKMTIQDLKKAIIDYEKQDVFSKSELGRIISPHELSFTETGRIYELLRHIQGHKYFMNLDKKEEIPFVEAGRSWYRNLYRPIIQVIKRDKLHKRFPGRTPSDLYMWIIKHWHELKEKYGEDFSMEEAARNYAETFGTSWSNKIMNLLLRKRNQ
- a CDS encoding metallophosphoesterase codes for the protein MKVLCVADHVDPLVYSNSIKDRFSDVHLVLAAGDLHLEYYGFIVSSLNVPLCFVFGNHNLERIKDYRSEFRNVYSLNPEAFHHYHSYGATYVGGKMVKIKGILIAGLGGSMRYNRGDNQFTEIGMFLYALRLLPRLLWNRLRYGRFLDILLTHAPPRNIHDKEDPCHRGFQFFRLFMDIFKPRFLIHGHVHLYDLNAQRETMYKRTRVINAYDHVLLDIEELE
- a CDS encoding tetratricopeptide repeat protein; this translates as MPAIIALIIIFGTAIGVITFFLIKTVIAPKRVATLVEYHRQGKYAAAIRMARQIIAKEPRNSEAHYLLGLSYLGDNKPELALMELKTVNQIGKFGGACPEVDFRNSIARLYARYGQIEEALKEYLLLMRLEPMEADYYYQSALLFEERNKSDKAIGFYRKTIEVAPRHSNAHYRLGYLLYRNKKPVEAKVELETAIKFKPENYTAYFYLGRLLKDNHDYVSALHAFERAQRDPDMKVKALIERGGCYMSMNNFEKAVTELERGIKLSRDESAMETIYGRYFLALCYEKMREIDMAVEQWEKIYSKKPQFRDVAEKLSQYQDLRTDDRLKDYLTAGSQEFQEMCKATCGQLGLRVRDLSDIPNGCQIIAVDDDTRWRNTRKLPRLLHFLRIPEMIPESTVRNFHELMKKYSVQRGILVSSSNFSRVAMDFVESRPIDLVDKDKLQELLKGIEMPGAAVKR